One Primulina tabacum isolate GXHZ01 chromosome 10, ASM2559414v2, whole genome shotgun sequence DNA segment encodes these proteins:
- the LOC142505622 gene encoding LOW QUALITY PROTEIN: F-box/kelch-repeat protein At1g57790-like (The sequence of the model RefSeq protein was modified relative to this genomic sequence to represent the inferred CDS: deleted 1 base in 1 codon), which yields MAGRRRKKLKSLTETVKGSRRVSREQPYEQYSQSELPTELLELILSQLSLRDNVRASAVCKRWLAVAISIRITNKPPWLMFFPKFGDLYEFYDPSRRKTYWLELPELRTSRICYAKDGWLLLYKPRTHRVFFFCPYTREIIKLPRLELTYQIVAFSAAPSCPSCVLFTVKHVSPTVVAVSTCNPRATEWNTVNYQNRLPFVSSVWNKLVFCKGLFYCLSLTGWLGVYSPEKNTWAVHTVPPPKCPENFFVKNWWKGKFMAEHNGDIFAIYTCSAVNPVIYKLDQANKEWVEMETLGGMTLFANFLSSHARIDLLGSLRNNVYFSKVRFYGKRCVSYSLDKGRYYPRKQCYDWGEQDPFESIWIEPPEDISTFL from the exons ATGGCTGGTAGAAGAAGGAAAAAATTGAAATC ATTGACTGAAACAGTTAAAGGCAGCCGACGAGTTTCAAGAGAGCAGCCATATGAACAATATTCACAATCTGAGCTTCCGACAGAGCTTTTGGAACTGATTCTTTCTCAATTATCCTTGAGAGATAATGTTCGCGCTTCTGCTGTTTGCAAAAGATGGCTTGCTGTTGCAATCTCTATCAGAATAACAAATAAGCCTCCCTGGCTTATGTTCTTTCCCAAATTTGGGGATTTGTATGAATTCTACGACCCTTCTCGACGCAAGACGTACTGGCTTGAGTTGCCAGAGCTACGTACCTCTAGGATTTGCTATGCTAAGGATGGTTGGCTACTTCTCTACAAGCCTAGAACTCACCGAGTGTTCTTCTTCTGCCCTTATACTCGGGAGATAATCAAATTGCCTAGATTAGAACTAACTTACCAAATAGTTGCTTTTTCTGCCGCCCCA TCGTGTCCCAGCTGTGTCCTTTTTACGGTAAAACATGTCAGCCCAACTGTTGTTGCGGTTAGTACATGTAATCCTCGTGCAACTGAGTGGAATACTGTAAATTACCAAAACCGACTGCCATTTGTTAGTAGTGTTTGGAATAAGCTCGTCTTTTGCAAGGGTCTTTTCTATTGTTTGAGTCTTACTGGTTGGCTAGGGGTTTATAGCCCTGAGAAGAATACTTGGGCAGTCCATACTGTGCCTCCACCCAAATGCCCGGAAAATTTTTTTGTCAAGAACTGGTGGAAAGGCAAATTTATGGCGGAACACAATGGAGATATCTTCGCTATATACACTTGCTCGGCTGTAAATCCCGTCATATATAAGCTAGACCAGGCGAATAAAGAGTGGGTTGAGATGGAAACTTTAGGAGGGATGACACtttttgcaaattttttatCTTCCCATGCTAGGATAGATCTTCTTGGAAGTCTGAGGAATAATGTTTATTTCTCGAAGGTTCGGTTTTATGGGAAACGCTGTGTTTCTTATTCGCTCGACAAAGGTAGGTATTATCCCCGGAAACAGTGTTACGATTGGGGGGAACAAGACCCTTTCGAGAGCATCTGGATCGAACCCCCGGAAGACatttcaacttttctttaa